CTTACCGGCTACGATCTGATCATTTCCAGCGAGTCCGGTCCGGCCAAGGGCGTGATTACCCGGGCGGACAGCCTGCATATCTGCTATTGCCATACGCCCATGCGCTACATCTGGGACACCTGGCCCGACTACATGGCTTCCGTCGGGCCGCTGACCCGTCTGGGCATGCGCCTCTTGCTGCCGGGTCTGCGGCGCTGGGATCTGACCAGCTCCTTCCGCGTGGATCATTTTGTAGCCAATTCACGCACCGTGGCCCGGCGCATCCACAAGCACTGGCGGCGCGAGGCCGCCGTGGTCTATCCGCCGGTGAACATCGCCTCCTTTACCGCGCGCCGACGGGCAGGCGGCGATTTTTATCTTTGCCTTGGCCGTTTGACGCATTACAAGCGAGTGGATCTGGCGGTCAGGGCCTGTTCGCGTCTGAACCGGCCGCTGGTGGTGGTCGGAGAAGGGGAGGCGCTTAAAGCCCTCCAGGCCGAAGCCGCGCCCTGCGTCCGCTTTCTTGGCCGTCAGGGCGACGCCGCCGTGGCGGATCTGCTGGCGCACAGTCGGGCCCTGCTTTTCCCTGGCGAAGAGGATTTCGGGATCGTTCCTCTGGAAGCGGCGGCTTCGGGTGTTCCGGTGTTGGCCTACGGCCGGGGCGGGGCCACGGAAACAGTGCGGGACGGCATTACCGGCCTCTTTTTCGCGGAACAACACGTAGAGGCAATGGAAGCCGCCATTTTGGAGTTCGAACGCCGGGAACAGGGTTTTGACCCGCAGGTCCTGCGCCGCCATGCCGAAAATTTCGGCGAAGAGCGCTTCAGACGGGAATTCGCACGCCAGGTGGAACTGGCGCGGACGGCGCAGCGCCGCATAGCGGAAAATCAGTAGGCCCCGTAGCCGGAAAGCACCACAGGCACGGTTCTGCCCAGAATCCACAGATCCATCCAGACCGACCAGTTATTGATATAATAGTGGTCGTAGGCCACCCGCTCTTCATAGCTGGTGTCATTGCGCCCGGAAATCTGCCACAGCCCGGTGATGCCGGGCTTGACGCGGCAATATTCGCCATAGACTTCGCCGTATTTCTCGATTTCTTCGGCCACAATGGGACGCGGCCCCACCAGACTCATGCCGCCCATAACCACATTGATGAGTTGCGGCAGCTCGTCCAGACTGGTCTTGCGCAAAAAAGTTCCCATACGGGTAACCCGCGGGTCGTGCTTGAGCTTATGGTCACGTTTCCATTCTTCGCGCAGGGCCGGGTCGCGCGCCAGCCAGTCTTCAAGCACGGCGTCGGCATTGGCCGCCATTGTCCTGAATTTGTATATGTGCAGCGTCCGTCCGCCCTGACCGATGCGCCGCTGCCGGTACAGGACCGGACCCGGGGTGTCCAGCCGGATCAGCAGGCCCAGAATCAACCCCAACGGCAGCAGCACGGGCAGAATCAGCAGGCAGAGAAAGAGATCAATGCAGCGCTTCATGCCCAAACGGCGCTTGTCGTGCAGATTCTGGCGCAGGAGCAGGCCCACCACGTTGCCCAGGTCACGCGGCGTCAGCCAGTGCACCTTGAAGCCGTCGTTGAAGGAAGGCACCAGCAGCACTGTGCTGAAATAACGGCTGACTTCCGTGACGTAATCCAGGGCCTGGCCCTGCCCGATCCCCTGCAGAATCAGAGCCATGGCCTTGGGCCAGCGGCGCGCGGCGGTGGCCAGCAGTTCCCGCACGCGCGGTCCATCCTCAGGCAGGTCGAAGATTTCCACTGGCGTCAGGCCCCGCTCCGGATGACGCCGGAGATAGTGCCAGAGCTCGCGTCCCATATCGCTGCGGTCCAGAATGATCAGGGGCGTGCCCCACCAGCGTTTCCGGGAAAAACGACGGCGGCAGAGGCCGCGCAGAATCGGCAGGGTGAACACCGTGGCGGCCCAGCTGCCCAGAATGACCAGACGCGAATACATATCGCCGGTTTTCGCCAGAAAGAGCACCGCCAGAATCAGGCCATACAGCAGGCTGGTCAGAAGAAAAAGGGCCTTCAGTTCGCGTTGCGGCGGCAGGCTGATGTTCTGATACAGGCCCAGACTCGCGCCGAGCACCGGCCCCAGCAATAAAAGGGGCATCACCCAGCGGTAGAGAATGGGGTCAAGATCGCCGAAAGCCGCGCGCAACAGAAAAACCGCGACGGCCGTCCCCAGCAGAGCCAGAAGATCGGCCAGCGTGAGCACGACTTTCTGCGGCGGCAGACCGAAGCGGCGCAACAAACTGATGAGGGAAGGATACTGGGACATGGCAAAGCTGAGCATACACGGATGAAAGGCTGTTGCAAACCACAGGCGACGCGCCCTGTTCCGCGGGCGATGAACCGGAGCGGCGCAGAGAAAAACAGCTTTTCTGTTTTTTATAGCCTTCCCCTGTGCGGAGCACAAGCGTTTCCGCAGCGGTATTGCCGCGGACGGCGGCCGCGCGGCGGGCAAGCCCCGGCAAAAGCGCCCTTGCGTCGGCCGCGCGCTTCTGGTAAGAAAAATCCTTGTTTTGCCGGGGGCCGGGCCGACGCACGTGCGCCCGAGGCTGTTTTGCCTGACCTTTCTTTTTTCTGAGGGGGAAAATGAGCATGAAGAAATTTTTTGTCTGCGCGCTGATGGCGACGCTGCTGGCCGCCGTGCCTGCTTTTGCCCAAAAAAGTTATGTAAACGGCATTGACCCCAACTATCCGCCCTTTGCCTATGTGGATGAAAAAACCGGTCAGCCCGCCGGCTTTGACGTGGACTCCCTGAACTGGATCGCCAAGACCATGGGTTTTGAAATCACCCACAAGCCCATGGCCTGGGACGGCATTATTCCGGCTCTGGTGGCCAAACAGATCGACATGGTCGGCTCCGGCATGAGCATCACCCCGGAACGGGCCAAAGTGGTGCAGTTTTCCGATCCCTACTGGACCGTTTCCCGCGTTTTTCTGGTGCCCGCCAACTCCAATCTGACGGCCGCCGACATTCTGAGCCAGAAGATCAAGCTGGGCGTGCAGCGCGGCACTTCCGAAGCCAACGCCATCAAGCAGGAACAGCAGGAAAAGGGCTATCCCTTTGAACTGCGCTTCTATGAATCCGCCCCCCTGGCCGTGGAGGACCTGCTCAACGGCCGCATCCAGGCCGCGCTCATGGACGAGTTGCCCGCCGACGACGCCATCGCCAAAGGCCGCGCCGTGAAAAAGGCCGGCACCCACGGCAAGCCCGACGGCTTCGGCGTGG
The sequence above is drawn from the Desulfovibrio porci genome and encodes:
- a CDS encoding glycosyltransferase, whose amino-acid sequence is MRVALVHYWLVGMAGGERVLEALCRMYPQADIFTHVLDQAAISPVIATHHIETTFIHRLPGSKKHYQRYLPLMPLALEQLDLTGYDLIISSESGPAKGVITRADSLHICYCHTPMRYIWDTWPDYMASVGPLTRLGMRLLLPGLRRWDLTSSFRVDHFVANSRTVARRIHKHWRREAAVVYPPVNIASFTARRRAGGDFYLCLGRLTHYKRVDLAVRACSRLNRPLVVVGEGEALKALQAEAAPCVRFLGRQGDAAVADLLAHSRALLFPGEEDFGIVPLEAAASGVPVLAYGRGGATETVRDGITGLFFAEQHVEAMEAAILEFERREQGFDPQVLRRHAENFGEERFRREFARQVELARTAQRRIAENQ
- a CDS encoding ABC transporter substrate-binding protein, with the protein product MKKFFVCALMATLLAAVPAFAQKSYVNGIDPNYPPFAYVDEKTGQPAGFDVDSLNWIAKTMGFEITHKPMAWDGIIPALVAKQIDMVGSGMSITPERAKVVQFSDPYWTVSRVFLVPANSNLTAADILSQKIKLGVQRGTSEANAIKQEQQEKGYPFELRFYESAPLAVEDLLNGRIQAALMDELPADDAIAKGRAVKKAGTHGKPDGFGVALRKDDKELRALIDEGYRKLMADPYWKELQKKYLNK
- the wbaP gene encoding undecaprenyl-phosphate galactose phosphotransferase WbaP, which translates into the protein MSQYPSLISLLRRFGLPPQKVVLTLADLLALLGTAVAVFLLRAAFGDLDPILYRWVMPLLLLGPVLGASLGLYQNISLPPQRELKALFLLTSLLYGLILAVLFLAKTGDMYSRLVILGSWAATVFTLPILRGLCRRRFSRKRWWGTPLIILDRSDMGRELWHYLRRHPERGLTPVEIFDLPEDGPRVRELLATAARRWPKAMALILQGIGQGQALDYVTEVSRYFSTVLLVPSFNDGFKVHWLTPRDLGNVVGLLLRQNLHDKRRLGMKRCIDLFLCLLILPVLLPLGLILGLLIRLDTPGPVLYRQRRIGQGGRTLHIYKFRTMAANADAVLEDWLARDPALREEWKRDHKLKHDPRVTRMGTFLRKTSLDELPQLINVVMGGMSLVGPRPIVAEEIEKYGEVYGEYCRVKPGITGLWQISGRNDTSYEERVAYDHYYINNWSVWMDLWILGRTVPVVLSGYGAY